Proteins encoded in a region of the Populus alba chromosome 13, ASM523922v2, whole genome shotgun sequence genome:
- the LOC118060873 gene encoding uncharacterized protein, which translates to MDCRWFIDKQETSTHNEQQLDREQDSLIEDFTEDFRLPKNHRPTENVDLDNVEQASLDTKLTASNVGFRLLQKMGWKGKGLGKDEQGIIEPIKSGIRDPKLGIGKQEEDDFFTAEENIQRRKLDIEVEETEEDTKKREVLAEREQKIQTEVKEIRKVFFCDLCNKQYKLAMEFEAHLSSYDHNHRKRFKEMREMHGTSSRDDRQKRELQRQEREMAKFAQMADARKQEQQMQQQEESGSAQQKSATALVDQDQRKALKFGFSSKGGFSKNSSAKAAKKPKSAVASVFSNDSDEEQ; encoded by the exons ATGGATTGCAGATGGTTCATTGATAAACAGGAAACAAGCACCCACAATGAACAGCAACTTGACAGAGAGCAG GACTCGCTTATTGAGGATTTCACAGAGGATTTTCGATTGCCGAAAAATCACAGACCCACTGAAAATGTTGATCTCGACAATGTTGAACAAGCTTCACTGGACACAAAGTTGACGGCATCAAATGTTGGTTTTAGGCTTCTCCAGAAAATGGGATGGAAAGGAAAGGGTCTCGGAAAGGACGAGCAAG GAATCATTGAGCCTATAAAGTCTGGAATTAGAGATCCAAAGTTAGGAATTGGAAAACAAGAAGAGGATGATTTTTTTACTGCAGAAGAAAATATTCAGCGAAGGAAGCTTGACATCGAGGTTGAAGAAACTGAGGAAGACACAAAAAAGCGGGAG GTATTAGCTGAACGGGAGCAGAAAATTCAAACTGAGGTGAAAGAGATAAGGAAGGTGTTCTTTTGTGATCTTTGCAACAAGCAATACAAATTGGCGATGGAATTTGAAGCTCATCTGAGTTCATACGATCATAATCATAGAAAG AGATTTAAGGAAATGAGAGAGATGCATGGTACAAGTAGTCGTGATGATCGGCAAAAGCGGGAATTACAACGACAGGAGAGGGAGATGGCTAAGTTTGCACAGAT GGCAGATGCTCGTAAACAGGAGCAGCAGATGCAGCAACAGGAAGAATCTGGATCTGCGCAGCAGAAAAGTGCAACTGCACTTGTGGATCAGGATCAGCGGAAGGcattaaaatttgggttttcTTCTAAAGGGGGCTTTTCAAAG AACTCCTCTGCCAAAGCTGCAAAGAAGCCGAAATCAGCTGTAGCCTCTGTTTTCAGCAATGATAGCGATGAAGAACAGTGA